A window from Streptomyces sp. NBC_00271 encodes these proteins:
- a CDS encoding GNAT family N-acetyltransferase — protein MTTAPRLEKITPGNFDTAIGLKVRPDQEHLVAPVVKSLAEAYVHPGLAWPRLIMDGERTVGFLMAFFDINWDGDEAGTDLRSGLWRLNIAAGEQGRGYGRFAVEAVAAEIRRRGGTRLTVTWHPGETGPEGFYLGLGFKLTGETSGGQTVGVLELEEE, from the coding sequence ATGACGACCGCACCACGCCTCGAGAAGATCACCCCTGGCAATTTCGACACCGCGATCGGACTGAAGGTCCGCCCCGATCAGGAGCACCTGGTCGCGCCCGTCGTGAAGTCGCTGGCCGAGGCGTATGTGCATCCCGGTCTCGCCTGGCCCCGCCTCATCATGGACGGGGAGCGGACCGTCGGGTTTCTGATGGCCTTCTTCGACATCAACTGGGACGGAGACGAGGCGGGCACCGACCTCCGCTCCGGGCTGTGGCGTCTGAACATCGCGGCCGGGGAACAGGGCAGGGGATACGGCCGCTTCGCGGTCGAGGCCGTGGCCGCCGAGATCAGGCGCCGGGGCGGCACCCGTCTCACGGTCACCTGGCACCCCGGCGAGACCGGCCCGGAGGGCTTCTATCTCGGGCTGGGATTCAAACTGACCGGAGAGACGAGCGGCGGGCAGACGGTGGGGGTGCTGGAGTTGGAGGAGGAGTAG
- a CDS encoding carbohydrate ABC transporter permease: MRLRRTLTRALPLTPAVALLLLFLAGPIAYCAYIAFTDLQLTGQAHSSFVGLENFRTAFKDDAFLNAVWLTLVFTVLSSLVGQNTLGLALASLMQRASKPVRTVVGGIVITAWVLPEVVAGFLLYAFFRREGTLNAILDWLHLPTQNWLFTLPILAVSFANVWRGTAFSMLVYSAALNEIPKEITEAAEVDGAGGWRRMWHITLPMIRRSIGTNLMLNTLQTLSVFGLIWVMTRGGPGNRSQTLPLFMYEQAFQKSMIGYGTAVALLLLVVGSLFSLVYMRLLRTEV, from the coding sequence GTGAGGCTGCGCCGCACCCTGACCCGCGCCCTGCCCCTGACCCCCGCCGTCGCCCTCCTGCTCCTCTTCCTGGCGGGCCCGATCGCGTACTGCGCGTACATCGCCTTCACCGACCTCCAGCTCACCGGCCAGGCGCACTCGTCCTTCGTCGGCCTCGAGAACTTCCGGACGGCGTTCAAGGACGACGCGTTCCTGAACGCGGTCTGGCTGACGCTGGTGTTCACGGTCCTGTCGTCACTGGTCGGCCAGAACACGCTGGGCCTGGCGCTGGCTTCGCTGATGCAGCGGGCGTCGAAGCCGGTGCGGACGGTCGTGGGCGGGATCGTGATCACGGCGTGGGTGCTGCCGGAGGTGGTGGCCGGGTTCCTGTTGTACGCGTTCTTCCGACGGGAAGGCACGCTGAACGCGATCCTGGACTGGCTCCACCTGCCCACCCAGAACTGGCTGTTCACGCTGCCGATCCTGGCGGTGTCGTTCGCGAACGTCTGGCGGGGGACGGCCTTTTCCATGCTGGTGTACTCGGCGGCCCTGAACGAGATACCGAAGGAGATCACCGAGGCGGCGGAGGTGGACGGGGCGGGTGGCTGGCGCCGTATGTGGCACATCACGCTGCCGATGATCCGCCGCTCCATCGGCACGAACCTGATGCTCAACACCCTTCAGACGCTGTCGGTGTTCGGGCTGATCTGGGTGATGACGAGGGGCGGCCCGGGGAACAGGAGCCAGACGCTGCCGCTCTTCATGTACGAGCAGGCCTTCCAGAAGAGCATGATCGGATACGGCACCGCGGTGGCGCTGCTTCTGCTGGTGGTCGGCTCGCTGTTCTCGCTGGTGTACATGCGGCTGCTGCGGACGGAGGTGTGA
- a CDS encoding carbohydrate ABC transporter permease yields the protein MPVRTRLRSRRTGRRLAADAGLLVVAAAFVLPLAWVILSALDPHAGLRVQVPDGLTLDNFDAVLKPDITYTPLLNSLILCGGGTLLTVVCAALAAYPLSRFRSRLNRPFLLTILFATCLPITAIMVPVYALFVRVNLIDTVQGTIFFFAASQLPFAIWLMKNFMDGVPKELEEAAWTDGASSLQSLVRIVLPLMGPGVAVVTVFSFVMMWGNFFVPFMLLLTPDQMPASVSINDFFGNRGTVVYGQLAAFSVIYSTPVILLYVLVARRLGGGFALGGAVKG from the coding sequence ATGCCGGTCCGTACGAGACTGAGGTCCCGCCGCACCGGCCGCCGGCTGGCCGCCGACGCGGGCCTGCTGGTGGTGGCCGCCGCCTTCGTCCTCCCCCTGGCCTGGGTGATCCTGTCCGCCCTCGACCCGCACGCGGGCCTCAGGGTGCAGGTCCCGGACGGTCTCACGCTGGACAACTTCGACGCGGTCCTGAAACCGGACATCACCTACACACCGCTGCTCAACAGCCTGATCCTGTGCGGGGGCGGGACGCTGCTCACGGTGGTGTGCGCGGCGCTGGCCGCGTATCCGCTGTCGCGGTTCCGCTCGCGACTGAACCGTCCCTTCCTCCTGACGATCCTCTTCGCGACGTGCCTGCCGATCACGGCGATCATGGTCCCGGTGTACGCCTTGTTCGTACGGGTGAACCTCATCGACACCGTGCAGGGCACGATCTTCTTCTTCGCCGCCTCCCAACTCCCCTTCGCCATCTGGCTGATGAAGAACTTCATGGACGGCGTGCCGAAGGAACTGGAGGAGGCGGCGTGGACGGACGGGGCGTCGTCGCTGCAGTCCCTGGTACGGATCGTGCTGCCGCTGATGGGCCCGGGGGTGGCGGTGGTGACGGTCTTCTCGTTCGTGATGATGTGGGGGAACTTCTTCGTCCCGTTCATGCTCCTGCTGACCCCGGACCAGATGCCGGCGTCCGTGAGCATCAACGACTTCTTCGGAAACCGGGGAACGGTGGTCTACGGACAGCTGGCCGCGTTCTCGGTCATCTACTCGACGCCGGTGATCCTGCTGTACGTACTCGTGGCCCGGCGATTGGGCGGGGGCTTCGCTTTGGGCGGCGCGGTCAAGGGGTGA